The window TAACAATGCATATTATAAGATTCTTTTGGAGAAGTCTTGGACAAATCCAGGTAAGCTCATAACTAAGTTAAAAAGATTGTTCTCTGCCGAAGAGCCTTAGTTCAGGTGGCGctttacctcctccccactacTAAGGTTTAGAATTCAAACTTTAAAGAATgtatttgaagaaaaaaatgtGATAAATGTGTGAGGAGTGTGTGGGTGTGTTGTGTACTTAAGATTGGAGTTGTCTAATCTATTGGGGTATCTAAAATTGGGAGTTGTCCAATCTACTaacccaaaaaaaatatattttttaagtcaaTTCTTTGTTTAATGAAAACGAAAGAGTTGGCACTTGGCAGTACCAAGTAGTATGCAGTTACACCTTTGACAACAGGTATTAAACTGTATAATTATTACTCTTGGAGTCTAAGTCAAGTGGATTATTCGAGGATTGTTTGTTAAATTTTCAGATTCGGTCTTTTGtcatagttttatttttttattttatcaataaaaTGCCTGGAATTGCATATATTACTGTAAATATCTTTAATCCATATTTCATATATGTATAGCTCTTCAAATTGTAGAAAAGTTgtagatatttatgatttttgctaattatattatatgtatagcTCTTCAAATTGTAGAAAAGTTgtagatatttatgatttttactAATTATATTTGAAGTATGTTAgacttatataaatataaatgagtatatatagaataaaattaaattgaaaaattaaaaaaaaattgagaatttggtacattttaaatttgatataattctcttatttttttagttttaataataaattttaatatttgaatttattcgtaaatttttaactaaaaattatagacaaattattGTAAGAAATTGTAAAActttaaatttgttaatttaaaaattattaaatttaaatatttaaaaacatatattgaattttcaaacaaattttaaaaaaataaaatttaaatttattgtcGGTTAAATCTGCCTGTaactattaataataaataatatgttATCGTCGAATTTATCGGGAGAAAAAATCCGACAGTAACAAGctctaaaatttttctaattaaaagtTTATATCCGTTGATAATTAGCGGCGGACAAAAACATCCGCCCATAAACAGTTACCAACGAAATTTATACTAATAATAAACAGATTATTAACAGATTTTTTTAGTAAATATACTGGTAAATTCGACAGTATCCAGCCACTTTCTTATAGGGCAAAACAATAAAAGGGGTGAAacgtaaaataaatattattgtcTAAACAAAACTTAACTTTTGAAATTGAAGATGGAGTGGCAAGAAATGATGTAGGTTTATGAAAAGAGGATGTAGGAAGTGGAAGATGTTGCAACCGTGGTGTAGTAATTAAAGGAAGATGAACCTTGAGGCTGGAGAACAGAAGATTTATTGGGAAAGGATACTTGATAATTTTGATCATACCTATAGAAGCATTGAAGAACCATGTGGCCAAATCTTCCACATAATTGGCACTGTGTCTGGTTTCCCAGTTGCTAAGAAATTCGCCCTCTACAAAAAATCTTCCACCTCTGCCTCTTCTAGCACCAATTCCTCTAGCATATTTGGCTGAAGAAAAAGAGGGAATTTGAACCAGATTTACCTAATCAGAAGATGTAGATGCTTGTTTAAACTTGTCAAGCATATCATCATGAGAAATCAACAAGGCTCCAACTTCTCCAATGGTAAACATATCTCAGTGAGACCATCACATATAGCTTCAATATGATCATCAGTGCTAATAGGATTCTCATTAGCACATAGAGAGTCGACAAGCTTTCGGGTCTTAACAACATAATTAGTGGCATAAAGATTGTTTTTCTTGATGGTCTTGAGTAGGGCTTTGAATTGCTCAACTTTGATTTTGGTTGAAGAAGCAAAATAGATTTGCAATTTTTTCCATATTTAAAAGTAGTTTTCAGTGTACCATTCTATTTCTAAACCAGGAGCTGAGAGCATAATCTTGAAGGTTCCAATCAGTGTAGGCTTTAGAGATTGTTCCAACGGTTTTGTCAACTTCATCGGCAAATTGAGCAGGTTGTTTGCCAGGCTGAATGTGAACTTGGATATTTTGAGAGAGGATGGTGAAAAGGACTTGTTGCCAAGTGAAAAATTGTCTTCATGCAATTTGTCTGGAATGGGATAGAGTGGATATTTGGATTAAGCGGCAGCTTCAACAGTGAGATGCCATTGATGCAGGTAGCGAGGATCAAAAGGCTTTGGATACCATGATAAGTTCTTGACTCAACAAGAATAGTTCTGCAGTGATGATGCAGAATTTGATTCCAGaacaaaaagataagaaagtTAAGAACTAATGGATATTGTGCTGAACAATGTGAACAAGTTTATTGATTATTAAACAAAATTGTATACCTAAAGGTGATAGATAAAGAGCAATATATAAACAATAGCAAAGCTTTACGCAACGACTCTAATAGTCTCAACTGATTCTAGGGGGTTTCTAACAAACTCTTTACCCGTTTTGGATTCAGTTACAAGGGTGGCTCTTCTACTACAGTTGACAAGTTTAAACGTATTATTTCCTTTGTTTTCTTGATTAAACCCCCTTCTCAAGCCCAGCAAAACCTTCAATTGACATTAGAGTTTAGGCTCAAGGAATAAATCTTAACAATTTGAAGTAATGATCCATGTTGAACATTCTGGCATATAAGTTGATTGAAGGACAATCCAACGAGAGGCCACCATTCTTTAATGAAAACAACCACTTATACTAAAAGGAAATAATGAGAATCTTTGTGTAGTCTGTtgattacaacccttgaaaaatTATCATGAATGTTTCTAACATCCTAATGAAAAAAAGCACCGAAGGAGAAATGGTTCCAAACAAGGTACTGAATGgactaaggaagaaaagaaaaaagtggaGCTGAATGTTAAAGCTATCAACATTTgctattaattttgaagaatttaGAAAGGTCTTTAGATGCAAAACCGCAAAAAAAATATGGGATAAGTTGCAACTTGCAACTCACAAATGAAGGAACAAAACAAGTTCGAGAAACAAGAATTGATAAGTTGACGAGGGAATATGTTTTTTATGATGGAAGATGAATTAATTGATACAATGTTCATAAGGTTCTCTGTAATCATCAACAGTTTGCATATCATGAAAAAGCACTTTTTCTAAAGAAGAGCTGGTAAAGAATATCTTAAGAGGTCTCACCAAATAATGAAAAACTAAAACTACCattatacaaaagaggaatgATCTTAACATAATAACCTATGATGAGTTGAGAGAAAAACTGCTGATTTATGAAACTAAACATCTCAGCCAAGACAAGAAGAAGAATGGAGTGTTTTTTAAATCAAAAATCGTATCAAAAGGAGAAGAATCTAAAGATAACCTATTCGATGATGAATATTTATTGCTAGAAGATTGAGAAAGCTGATTGAGTGGTTTCGGCATTGCTAActtccatgctttctttctttcacCACTCTTATGGTTGGACCCCTGAAGGTATTCAATCTACGTTTTCCACCTTTTTATGATGATTTCGTAGTTGTTTATTTGTTTCATTGTGTTATTTAGTTCTTCGTTACGCAAAGTATGATACTTTGGTTTGGAAACATGAAGTTGTTGATCATATAAATGTTGGTTGTGGATTTGTATCTGTGTTGGACATGACAAGTGTTATTGAACGAGGCTTGCTGTGAAGTTGAACTCCTAGAATTTTGAAAAACTCCCGTCATACTAAACTCTCTGAGTTCAGATAGTGAATGTTTTTAgagattttaattttcattgagcTCATTTAgtgattttattgttttccaaCTTGGAacaatttattttacaaaaatgcTCCACAACCAAATGATTTATCCAACCAAGTTGTATAAACGTTTTTCATATTCACgcgctcttctttttcttcctcttctgcacaccgctgcttctttttttttatctttcgttATTGTCGTTGTCATCACTACCTCTGCTGCCGTcacctcctcctcttctttttccatcatcattattatcgtaTTGTTAGAgagtgaaacaaaaaaaattatgagaaaataaaataagaagaaaaagatggaaaagaagataaggaggaggaagaagaagaataattttgaattatacagaatttatcaaaaaaataacactgaatttttttaaaagattgcaGTACATGTTCATTTAACTAAATAAGATTGCAATACATGTTCATTTAAGTCTAACATGAGAAGCAATACTCTTAAAAGAAGATGTGGGAGCAAAAGAAAATGCAGCATTAAAAAAGAGGTTTctgtattttgtaacaaaatttcgtTGTTAAAATTATGAAATTTCGGTGTTATTTTTGTTTATAGCAAAAATTCAATCCAATTAGTGTAACTGAAAAATTTATGTGTCATGATACAAAAATTTCGATgttattttctaataaattatgCATAACTCAAaactcttcctttccttcttcttcgttatcatcatcatcctcattttTTTCCGTTTCAActtctcataatttttttgttttaccctcaacaaaaataaaaacaagaaaaaaaagaagaaaaaatcaaacaaaaaaaatatacataatgttacaaaaattatcaagaagaggaggaagaaaagaaaaaaaatacaacataGCAAAGCAATAAAAAACGATGATGACATGAAAATATGTaaggaagaagaaggaacacgagggagaagaagaaaaaatgcaaagaagaaaaagaacacaAAAAAGAAGTGGGATATGAAAAGGTAGCATGTTCACACGTGCTAATAATAAaacttgtttttgttggtttgaactaatttaattagacttaatTGCCAAAAAGACTTTGATGTGTAGCACCACTCTTTATTTTACTAAGAATGCCAGAATTAGATTGTTAGCCGAATTTATCATGTAATTTATTTTGCAAGTTACGTAAATATTTTTCGTTAAGGAAAATATAAtcagttaatatttaattatttttgtcaaacttaATAATCTTTTGAAGAattcttttattttgcatttttcaAGTACTGATTTGTTAATTTACTCTATATATGTTTGCGATGACTTATTAATATACAAAGTACATGGCTTAAGACCAAATGGATTATTGTATTAGACCATATAACAAAACACCCTCGAAGAGACCAAATGCTGATTGTTGAACTCAAAGGGAATCCAGCAGTGTTTCTTATCCCAAATAAAACCAACAGTTGAAGAAGAATTGTAGAAATCCCTGGAGTTCCTTCCAACTAAATACACCAAACTACCAAAGCACGGCAAAAAGACCTGCTTTTACCATAGGATCTTTGCTTCGTGTGATCCCTCTgagattttattcattttttggaACTAGCAAAActtgaggtttgtaagaaaaactCATGCAAGTTGATGGATTAAGATCTTCTAATACGAGGGAGTTGATAAAGTAATAAAGTGAGAAATTAATCACTCTTAAATAAAGATAATGCGACTCACATATAATGAGAGTTACAAATTCAATAGTGATTAACCCCTCActtgatattttattaatctcTCCACTTTAGAAGATCTAAATTCCAAGTTCATAAGGCAAATGCAAGACAGTCTGATGCAAATTCCAATGAGATCTTGCTTTAGGGCACCGCAAGCCTATAACCATGGTATATCTCTATaccaaaaaagagaaaagaaaaaaactgtATATCTGATTGGACTAACATTACATCTTGAAACCTGCGTAAGCTTCTTCACTAAAAAAGTTATACTTTGCAATAGAAAAGGAGGTCTACTTTGAAATCACTACTATGGCCAAAATTTACCATACAATACAACATTCTTTAACTTGATTGTACTCAAAATAAGATACTCTAACGTGTACTAATGATGCTACCAGAAGATCATCCAAATACTGTTAAACTAAAAGGATTCCATTACACCTAGGCTAAGAGACAATAATTGCTTTATCACACAATTTCAGTCATAAAACAATTCCAAAAATGAAGAACTACACCAAATGGGTTGTAGAGGGATTGCAGCATATCTTGGAGCATCCCCTACATAAAGAAAGTGTTGAtgaaggatcttcttctgtataACTATTTTCAGACAAACATATTTCAAAAATTAGCATCAGCCGGCACACACATATTTAAGCTTAGAAACAAGCTCTTCTGTTGTATAACTCTTTCTAGAGCCTTTTTAAAAAGGAAGTTAATCCTCCCAAATGATGagaaaagtacttttttgttgaTAATATTTACCATATTAGAACTAACGTGTACAAAGGCACTCAGTCAAATGCCAATTTAGTCATTTCTTCGTGAAACCAAAAAGGTGTAAAAccagtatatataatatatatacgaATCCAGTACAACTTCATATCTTCATTTTAAAACCAAGTAACCAACCGCCAATGAAATATGTTATTTATTATTCCCATCCCATGCATGCAGCTAACTAACTAACAGCTTAAGCTATTGTATGAATTGTCTacaaatgaaaataagaaaatttacaACAATGACAGAACACAGTAAGTGTTCCTTTAGCGAAACTTTTACTTTGCAATATTCATGCTTCTAGTCTTTCATTCATCAAAGATTTTCTCCAAACAAAACAAATGAAACATGCATACGTTGAAGATCATGATCAATGTGTAACAAAGGAAAATACGTGTAATCTGCCTTTGTTACTTGTGCCGAAGAGAAACTAATGCTACTTGTGCTATAACTAACAATGGCAACCACAGCAAAAGCAGCAAAACAGTCTTTCCACATTAGGTCACTATAACCAACTCATACCCAAAAACATGAGAACTTTGAGCAACCAcggaaaaaatataaataataacaattaaCTAACAGCAAGCTATGCAAAAagatttattatttactatttttattttcatcatGATGATATAATTATATTGCACATTGTGCAGACTAATCAACCATCCTTAGGAGCTAAATTCTTACAGTAGTGGAAAACAACTCTGCATGAAGAACAATGCACTAATTGCAAAGCTAGCCTCTTCCTGGGCACTCAAGTAAATGATCCTATAAGTCTATAACAAGATATAGTGACAAGGACAAAAAAATTTAACAGGcactaaaaaaatcaaaagactAAAAAAATGAGATGAAACCTTCAGCTTCCTTCACTCATCTTGAGTCTCTTGGATGACCCAAAGACCCTCCCAATCGAATCAATGGTCCGCTGCCGCGACTCAAGGATCATCTCCATCCGCCTGTTCTCCATCTCCAACCTCCGCCTCTCAGTTTCCTTCACGATCCTCATCTTCAAATTCTCCATCCCAATGAACCTCTCAGTGAAGTCTTTTATCTCTGTACTCAAACCCGAAACCAAagccctctcatccaccattaCCACTCCTCTCtcgtcaccaccaccaccacaattaccatcgtcatcatcatcatcatcatcatcatcatcatcaagataaTTAACATCATCATCATAGTCAGCATCATCAAATCTCCACAATCCTTTTGGAACACGATCCCTCAAAATCCCTCTACACTTGTTCATTGAGGGTTTCTTGCTAAGAAGATAATTAATACTCTTTGATTTTATATAGTTTTCCCTTTCTTCATTTTCCTCAATGAAATCATCGTCATTTTGATCGAAACTTCCGTAATTACCGTACTCGTCGTTGCCGCCCGTAGGCGCCATGGAGGTTATGGGCCGGGCGGAGATCGGCATTGGGCCACGCTCCAGCTCATCCATAAGGCCATAGTACTGCCACGTGGCACGGGCAGGGACGCGGGAAGTGGTGAGAAGATGTTGCTTCTTCTCGGCTCGGTGGCGCTGGCGGAGCTTCTCCATCTTGTGGCGACACTGGACGGCGGACTTGCAAGGATGGTTAAAGTCGTAGCCGCAGCGGGCGGCGACGACGACGGCGACCTCTTCCCACTGGTTGGCCCGGAGTGGGCCGCGCTTCAAGGCGTACCATTTCTCCTGGTACGCCCTGATCAGGTTAACGGTCTCCTGGTGAGTCCATGGAATCGGTTGGGGTTTCTTGGTGGGCGAAACGGCGTCGTTTGTGGTGTTTGTTGTTGTCGTTGTGGTTGTGGTAGCGATTATGGTGGTAATTGGAGCAATTAGTTTTGGAGATGAGGGTGTGGGTGTGGGTGTGGGTGAGGAGGCCATTGGTGATGTGAATTGTGTGTTAGGGTTGTGACTTATGAGTTATTTATGGTTGGTTAGGGTATTTGGCTGCGTGAGTTTGGGGTTGGGGTGGTTATGTTTGTTTGGTGTTGAGGTGTTATTATTACTAAGTGAATTGGGTGGGTGACTTTGGGGGTTGACATTTGGTGTTGtggtggtggtgaatggtgatggtggtggtggttgtgacTTGTGAGCGTGGCGGGTGTGTTCGTGGGTTTTGGGACAGTGACAGGGCGTTGAGGGAGGGAGCATAGTGGGCTGTGTCACAGACAGTTAGTGCGCAGGCTGTGGCAGACTGGCAGTTGTGGGACGGTGATGGACCAGACTAGACTGCTCtcagtttttactttttagtgtGTCTAGTTTGGGCCTTTGGGCTTCTACGTAACCGCTCCGGTTgcattttataatagaaaaaacaCAATAACGACCAAAAACTAGACACCAAACACGCATCCTGtccataaaacataaaaagaaacgCATGGCATCTAAGTAATAAACAAAAACATGGTAAtacacaaacaaaaaaaaaatggcagTTTATAGCTCGATAAGGTTTATATCCCAAAGAGAACATAAACACCCGAGAACTTTAAATGAGAATGGATCTTATTAAGGTGTTTACCAATATAGATAATCTTATTAAGGATCGTTCTATGATAAAGATGTAAATTCatataattctttttaaatttattctggACACGTGCAGAGCTATCTTTTTTAGAGGAGTATCTCATTCAACGACTCAGTAGGAGTATTAGTTTGTGGAGCCAATTAGTGTTACAAAAATGTTTGATAAccaaaaaaaatcagccaaaaataactataatttgtcttatttagtattcattaattattgcgataattaattaatgctaaataaggcaagttctacTTAGTGTTATTACTATCCGTTAAGGTAATAACTACGTGGCCTTTTGTTTAGATTAGATATTCACAGGCTTTTTAATTgtgaaaaattgaaattaattgtttaaaagtagaaaaatgttatttgttttggagcagaaaataataaaaattttcttagccattaaaattatgtgataaaaaaatactttaaatataaattatatatttgttttaaattaaataaaattaaaaaataaataaaattataaacatttataaattttaaccataattattacatataataacaacgtaataattttagtattaaagttaaattagttcaattttaattattctaaatttaaaaaaattaaaataatttataatgttcttatttttatttattgttaatttattagttattaattttttaaaatttttaatctcaaatttataatttaaaaataaaaaaattaatttcttaaaaatattaaaaaaaattctaaatcctaaatctttaaaaaattaatcgaaactttaaaaaaccataaaaattttattatttggaaAAATAAAAGTTCATATATGTTGATCTAAAGAAAGATTAAGAATTATTATAAGTAGTGTTGAAAGTAAAGGAGTTACTTAATTATATGGCTACTATAACTCGTCCTTAATGCTATAACCCGACAGTATACGTTATAGATCAGTTATATGATATGGCCGTTATAACTCGTCCTTAATGCTATAACTCGGCAGTATACGTTATAGATTAGTTGTGTAATATGGTCGGTATAACTCGTCCTTAATGTTATAACTCGGCAGTATATGTTATAGATCAATTATCAACAACTGGCACCAAAAGAAATATTGTAATGCCCTGATATGTTATTACTCTCCATTAATGCGAATTATAGAGAGTATAACTGTCGATGCTTCATCCCAAAATATAAAAGGGAGGTAAAACGTTTGTTTGACACATTACATTCTGCAAAGTTTATTACTCACTTACTGACTTGATTGTCGGAGTGCCTTTTTGTAAGTACCCACCCTCTTGTTCTCTCATTGCCGACGTATACTTTATCCTGACGGAAAGCTTACAAGTATTTACCGGCAGACGAGCTATATACCGGTCAACCTCTACAAGAACAATTGGCACCGTCTGTGGAGAAATAAAAACCCTTCGAATCTCTAGATGGTACAATGCTACCTAACTCTTGGAATATTTCTTCTTTAAAGCAATATTATAACTAAAAGACAGGGACAggcttgtactcttttttctactcacaagatttttttcaaaaagggttttgcttggagaggttttaacgaggtaaGCTTACctgcatctttttttttttttttgaattaaaaagtaCTCTACACACAAAGTGGAGCATCAACATCACAAAATACATGAAACCAAGTAAACCTCAAAATACAAACATTACTA is drawn from Arachis hypogaea cultivar Tifrunner chromosome 12, arahy.Tifrunner.gnm2.J5K5, whole genome shotgun sequence and contains these coding sequences:
- the LOC112727695 gene encoding uncharacterized protein; this encodes MASSPTPTPTPSSPKLIAPITTIIATTTTTTTTNTTNDAVSPTKKPQPIPWTHQETVNLIRAYQEKWYALKRGPLRANQWEEVAVVVAARCGYDFNHPCKSAVQCRHKMEKLRQRHRAEKKQHLLTTSRVPARATWQYYGLMDELERGPMPISARPITSMAPTGGNDEYGNYGSFDQNDDDFIEENEERENYIKSKSINYLLSKKPSMNKCRGILRDRVPKGLWRFDDADYDDDVNYLDDDDDDDDDDDDGNCGGGGDERGVVMVDERALVSGLSTEIKDFTERFIGMENLKMRIVKETERRRLEMENRRMEMILESRQRTIDSIGRVFGSSKRLKMSEGS